One part of the Musa acuminata AAA Group cultivar baxijiao chromosome BXJ1-5, Cavendish_Baxijiao_AAA, whole genome shotgun sequence genome encodes these proteins:
- the LOC103985044 gene encoding uncharacterized protein LOC103985044, with product MLNDEGGGLGHKAHQECSEPCSNSGPNHTLRDVFPSQSGGPQKGGGPGAISQVRHMGGAVDFPTISIVISHPEDISKPDMSTSKTGASEGYEGISAVAAAASSKKVFLPTESDKDQCRVCHQQTEEPFIDLGCRCRGELAKVHRSCIEIWFRTKGSNKCEICQQVASNVPFPELQPSTNYWVWRVNSAHGRGQQEQERGCWNPLWVAFALLIGGLFLDVLISVSLGISSLPVNIITGVLIVLGLAAALRLSMECCQEIGAARHIPPDVTMNPGYHPTA from the exons ATGCTGAATGATGAAGGTGGCGGGCTGGGGCACAAAGCGCACCAGGAGTGCTCTGAACCCTGTTCGAATTCGGGCCCTAATCATACTTTAAGGGATGTTTTCCCCTCTCAAAGTGGAGGGCCGCAGAAGGGAGGAGGGCCAGGTGCAATTTCACAGGTAAGGCACATGGGTGGGGCTGTTGATTTTCCAACGATTAGCATAGTGATATCCCACCCGGAGGACATTTCAAAGCCTGACATGAGCACCTCAAAGACTGGAGCTTCAGAGGGATATGAGGGCATCAGTGCAGTGGCAGCAGCTGCTTCTTCCAAGAAGGTCTTCTTGCCCACTGAGAGTGACAAGGATCAGTGCAG AGTTTGTCACCAACAAACAGAAGAACCGTTTATTGATCTTGGTTGCCGATGTCGAGGTGAGCTTGCAAAAGTGCACCGCTCTTGCATAGAAATCTGGTTTCGTACTAAAGGTTCAAATAAATGCGAGATTTGCCA GCAGGTGGCTTCAAATGTGCCATTTCCAGAGCTCCAGCCAAGT ACAAATTACTGGGTTTGGAGGGTCAATTCAGCTCATGGCAGGGGGCAACAAGAACAAGAAAGG GGGTGCTGGAACCCACTTTGGGTTGCATTTGCCCTTCTAATTGGAGGACTCTTTTTGGATGTGCTAATATCAGTTTCTCTTGGTATTTCTTCACTGCCTGTGAACATCATAACTG GTGTTCTTATCGTGCTGGGTTTGGCTGCTGCTCTTCGGCTTTCTATGGAGTGCTGCCAGGAGATTGGTGCAGCAAGACATATCCCACCAGATGTGACTATGAATCCTGGGTACCATCCTACAGCGTAG
- the LOC135674991 gene encoding peroxidase 44-like, protein MSPWSCYRSMGLLCIVLLSLSIPFAIGDLQVGFYNSSCPQAESEVLSVVSKHFATDHSVTAAFLRMYFHDCFVRGCDASILIAPTKKKKTERSAGPNLTVRGFEIIDEVKANLEAQCPSTVSCADIIALATRDAVALAGGPNYDIPTGRRDGLVSNPKDVRLPGPSLTVSEAFQFFLAKGFTLEEMVILLGSHTVGVAHCVFFRDRLGNFQGTGAPDPSMDPSLKAKLTRICGPRPKPLKKDPTAFLDQNTSFVVDNQYYKQLLVNKGVMQIDQELASDSSTASVVSGLASDEAGFLQKFADALVKLGNVEVLMETGGNIRKKCTAFT, encoded by the exons ATGTCTCCTTGGTCGTGTTACCGAAGCATGGGGCTTCTTTGCATtgtcctcctctccctctccattcCTTTCGCCATTGGCGACCTCCAAGTCGGGTTTTACAACTCTTCCTGCCCGCAAGCAGAGTCCGAGGTGCTTTCCGTCGTCTCTAAGCACTTCGCCACCGATCACTCCGTCACCGCCGCCTTCCTTCGCATGTACTTTCATGACTGCTTCGTTAGG GGTTGCGACGCATCGATCCTCATAGCtccaaccaagaagaagaagacggagaGGTCGGCGGGGCCAAACCTCACTGTTCGCGGGTTCGAGATCATCGACGAGGTGAAAGCAAACCTGGAGGCTCAATGCCCGTCCACTGTCTCCTGCGCTGACATTATAGCGCTTGCAACCAGAGACGCCGTAGCACTAGCCGGCGGTCCCAACTACGACATTCCCACTGGGAGACGAGATGGCCTCGTCTCCAACCCCAAAGACGTCCGCTTGCCAGGGCCATCCTTGACGGTCTCTGAGGCTTTTCAGTTCTTCTTGGCGAAGGGATTCACCCTGGAAGAAATGGTCATCCTCCTGGGCAGCCACACCGTCGGCGTGGCCCACTGCGTCTTCTTCCGCGACCGGCTCGGAAATTTCCAGGGCACCGGCGCGCCCGACCCTTCCATGGACCCGAGCTTGAAAGCCAAGCTTACTCGAATCTGCGGGCCAAGACCGAAGCCATTGAAGAAGGATCCTACTGCGTTCTTGGACCAGAACACGTCTTTCGTAGTCGACAACCAGTACTACAAGCAGTTACTGGTGAACAAAGGGGTGATGCAGATCGACCAGGAGCTGGCTTCGGATAGTTCGACGGCGAGCGTTGTCTCTGGCCTGGCGTCAGATGAAGCGGGCTTTCTACAGAAGTTTGCAGATGCTTTGGTGAAGCTGGGGAATGTGGAGGTCCTGATGGAGACTGGTGGGAACATCAGGAAGAAATGCACTGCTTTCACATAG